TTGAAATCCTCACCTATTTCTGCGACTGTAAGGGGGTGGAGAGAATATCGCAATGCCCTGCCAGCAAGCAAATTCGGACCTTTTTTTCTTAATTTTCTGGCACTTGAGCCAGTCAAAATAAATTTATACCTGTATTTCTCAATCTGTCTGTGGATTTCATTTAGAAGTTCAGGAACCCGTTGGACTTCGTCTATAATAATCCAATCTTTAAAATTCCTGGGGATAAGATTCTCCAACCTCCCGGGATTGGCAAGGAGGTCATTAAATAACTCTGCTTCTAATAGATCTAAATAAATCGCACCAGCAAAGGTTGACTTAACCCAGGTCGTCTTTCCTGTCCCACGCGGACCAAATAAAAAGAAACTTTTATCTTCAGGTGGTTTTATTAATCTGGAATACATAGTTCCATTTTACATATATTTTTGGAATTGTCAAGAGGTTTTTACAATTAAATCAAGAACTCTCATTGACTTCTCCTGAAAATAGGAAGTAGAGAGTAGAGAGTAGAAAGTAAAGAAAACATCACTCCTCACGCCTATCTTTCTATCTCCCACCTCCTATCTCCTACCTACTATTTTCGTAACCGTTCAGCCACAGAGGCACAGAGTTCACAGAGAATTAGAGAAATTAGCTACATAAGGACACGAATTAACCTGTGACATTCGATAAATGTAGTGCGAACCTTTAGGTTCGCTTTCCTGCTTGCCAGAAGCGAGGCTAAAGCCTCGCACTACAAATCTTTTTATTATTCGTGTTCATTCGTGGTTATATATTCCCTCTGTGTTCTCTGTGACTCTGTGGCTATATCCCTGAATGGTTACCGATTACAATAGCCTTATAACCTCTTAGCTAAAATCAGCGTTACTTTATCAGAAGAAGCACCACCTTCTCCCACTGCCTCTAAATAGCAAATATAGACACCGATTGGTAGAATATCTCCCTCTTCATCTTGACCATTCCAGGTAATACTATAGTCTTCCTTTGGTATTTTATATTCTTGTTCGATTAATCTTTTAACTAATCTTCCTCGAATATCATAGATTCTGATGGAAACATAGCTGGATTTTGAGAGCGAGTAAATAAGGCTAAAGTTCTTTCCTTCTTCTGGACATAAGGTCTTATTTATTATCGTTACTATCCTGATTTCAGGAGGTTTTTCCGCAGATGAAATTATCTCATTGGGCAGACCTGACGTCGGAATAGAAACATACCAATCATTTTTAGAGTTGGTATCTGAAAGGGCATTTCTTGCTATTGACTGCCCGGCAGAGACTTTTGTGCTATCTATTGCCTCTCCTTGCCATTTCAAAGAGTTAATCAGCTCATTTCTATCTTTATCTTCATCTGCGGGTGGGGTATCATTTGCCCAACAAACTCCATCTATTATCTCATCGAGGAGATTAAAAAGAACCATCTGGTCAGTAGTTGAAGTGATGGATTCTTTATCCGTAAAGAGGTTTATCCGACCATTAATTCCATAGGTGTTATCTTGTCCTGCGAGCCCATAATGTAACAATAAAAACTCACCTGTTTTAATCGTGCAACTCCCAATTATCTTATCTTCATCACCATCTAAATCGTTAAAATAAACCCCTTTTATTTCGGCACCATTACCTTTATTCCCATCATCTACACAATAAACTTCAACCCAATCATTGCTCGTAGAAAACATTATCTCATTGATAAGTAACTTAACCCCTTGAATAGCAGGAACATCTAAATAAACACTATTTTGTTTTCCATGAGTCCCATAAGGGTAAGGGGTTTTAGAGGAATCCCAATAGAAGTCAGTATTTGAGCCCAATGGATAAATCTTTTCTAATGTCCGACCACTATTAACGGTGCCTGCTCCCCAATCATTATCATAACTTAATATATTGACAGGGGTTAAATTATCCTTTAAAGTTAAGGTATCTGTGTTATCATCTAACGAGAAATTCCCTAATTCAACTATATTTATTTGGTCCGGGTAACCATATTTATTAAATGTATCTTTATCTTCTATTAGCACTAAATAGTCATAGGATTTAATAGTTGTGGATGCAAGAATGATTTTATCCTTTGTGCCATCA
The sequence above is drawn from the bacterium genome and encodes:
- a CDS encoding AAA family ATPase, which codes for MYSRLIKPPEDKSFFLFGPRGTGKTTWVKSTFAGAIYLDLLEAELFNDLLANPGRLENLIPRNFKDWIIIDEVQRVPELLNEIHRQIEKYRYKFILTGSSARKLRKKGPNLLAGRALRYSLHPLTVAEIGEDFKLNHSLIYGQLPCVYTESDAKRYLENYVKTYLQEEVQQEGLTRNLGAFYRFLESASFSQASVLNTSSISRDCAIERKVVENYFTILEDLLIAYKLPVFTKSGTSPQRWTIKWC
- a CDS encoding lamin tail domain-containing protein — translated: MWRNVIIILLVFLKIEIVWGQNTVIINEVMFDVPSFVGDSKGEWVELYNPTQEEIDISKWIFNDGTKDKIILASTTIKSYDYLVLIEDKDTFNKYGYPDQINIVELGNFSLDDNTDTLTLKDNLTPVNILSYDNDWGAGTVNSGRTLEKIYPLGSNTDFYWDSSKTPYPYGTHGKQNSVYLDVPAIQGVKLLINEIMFSTSNDWVEVYCVDDGNKGNGAEIKGVYFNDLDGDEDKIIGSCTIKTGEFLLLHYGLAGQDNTYGINGRINLFTDKESITSTTDQMVLFNLLDEIIDGVCWANDTPPADEDKDRNELINSLKWQGEAIDSTKVSAGQSIARNALSDTNSKNDWYVSIPTSGLPNEIISSAEKPPEIRIVTIINKTLCPEEGKNFSLIYSLSKSSYVSIRIYDIRGRLVKRLIEQEYKIPKEDYSITWNGQDEEGDILPIGVYICYLEAVGEGGASSDKVTLILAKRL